In Lautropia mirabilis, one DNA window encodes the following:
- the casA gene encoding type I-E CRISPR-associated protein Cse1/CasA produces MNLITEGWLKGVSSKGGRETISPLDITGNWIDIAEPRPDFRGAIYQFLIGLLQLSIAPEDEDEWKELYQDPPSRDDLAEAFCTYQSAFDLEAEGPAFMQDLLLLKTAGLKLNQNSVRSLLIDAGSRSNLYFSVHQEDFVLCESCLAKALFTLQINSPTGGRGTRTSLRGGGPLTTLVVPVDDNPEKPSTLWQKLWLNVLPKNALNDSYSDIKRIGDVLPWMVATRTSDGSDGVETTPESVHPLQAYWSMPRRIRIDKSTIDDHGSCSICAAKGVRTIRHYLTRHGGTNYTGNWLHPLTPYSLDPEGQKPPISSKGRQAGKGYRDWLGLVLGNDDHQPDAARVVRYFNENRARKERRKGCRLWCFGYEMSNMDAMCWCESTLPIHEVDLSKRAVFIGRVKEVLDSADGMVRMLHEQVQSAWFSKPGRVDEPAVTDSFWEATEHLFYEVLNGLSVLHRSSPEQTGEAKDEKEEISALIDVYKVWLRETRCMVFRLFDQWVLSAPIEEQNMRRVVQARATLGRYLNSDEKLKPLWDIVDPNRGKKAEARGKSKS; encoded by the coding sequence ATGAATCTGATTACAGAAGGCTGGCTAAAAGGGGTTTCGAGCAAGGGGGGTCGTGAAACCATATCGCCTCTGGATATCACGGGTAATTGGATTGATATCGCTGAACCACGTCCGGACTTTCGTGGGGCGATATACCAATTCCTGATTGGGCTTCTGCAGCTTTCCATAGCGCCTGAAGACGAGGATGAGTGGAAGGAGCTTTACCAAGATCCTCCAAGTCGAGATGACCTTGCCGAGGCGTTCTGCACGTATCAGAGCGCTTTCGATCTGGAGGCAGAAGGTCCTGCTTTCATGCAGGACCTTCTGCTTCTGAAGACAGCCGGTCTGAAGCTGAACCAGAACTCGGTACGCAGTCTTCTGATCGATGCGGGGTCCAGAAGTAACTTGTACTTCAGCGTTCACCAGGAAGACTTCGTGCTATGCGAAAGCTGCCTTGCTAAAGCACTGTTCACGTTGCAAATAAATTCGCCGACGGGGGGGAGGGGAACGAGAACATCACTCCGAGGTGGTGGGCCTCTAACTACCTTAGTTGTTCCTGTCGATGACAATCCTGAAAAGCCGTCCACGCTGTGGCAGAAGCTATGGCTCAATGTGTTGCCAAAGAACGCTCTGAATGACAGCTATTCTGATATCAAGAGGATCGGCGACGTATTGCCATGGATGGTTGCTACCCGGACCAGTGATGGTAGTGATGGCGTAGAGACGACACCGGAATCGGTCCATCCGCTTCAGGCTTACTGGAGCATGCCCCGTCGTATCCGTATCGACAAATCGACCATTGACGACCACGGGAGCTGCTCCATCTGCGCGGCAAAGGGTGTCCGAACGATCCGTCACTATCTGACCCGACATGGTGGGACGAACTATACCGGGAACTGGTTGCATCCCCTGACGCCATACAGTCTTGATCCTGAAGGGCAGAAACCACCCATCTCGTCTAAGGGTAGGCAGGCCGGAAAGGGTTATCGTGATTGGCTTGGGCTGGTGCTGGGGAATGATGATCATCAGCCGGATGCTGCAAGGGTGGTCCGTTACTTCAATGAAAACCGTGCAAGAAAGGAAAGGCGGAAGGGCTGTCGGCTATGGTGCTTCGGTTATGAGATGTCGAACATGGATGCCATGTGCTGGTGTGAAAGTACATTGCCGATTCATGAGGTTGATCTCAGCAAGAGGGCAGTTTTCATTGGTCGGGTGAAGGAAGTTCTGGACTCGGCTGATGGGATGGTTAGGATGCTACATGAGCAAGTCCAGTCGGCATGGTTCAGCAAGCCGGGGAGAGTTGATGAGCCTGCCGTAACAGATAGCTTCTGGGAGGCAACCGAACATTTGTTCTACGAGGTGCTGAACGGTCTGTCGGTTCTTCACAGGAGTTCACCAGAACAAACCGGTGAAGCCAAGGATGAGAAAGAAGAGATAAGTGCGCTTATAGACGTGTATAAGGTTTGGCTCAGAGAAACAAGGTGCATGGTCTTTCGCCTGTTCGATCAATGGGTTCTCAGTGCCCCCATCGAGGAACAGAACATGAGGAGAGTTGTCCAAGCTCGAGCGACTCTTGGAAGGTACTTGAATAGTGATGAGAAGTTGAAGCCGTTGTGGGACATCGTGGATCCGAATCGGGGCAAGAAAGCCGAGGCGAGAGGGAAATCGAAATCATGA
- the cas2e gene encoding type I-E CRISPR-associated endoribonuclease Cas2e: MSFVVVVTEDVPPRLRGRMAIWLLEVRAGVYIGDVSKRTREMIWEHLQAGYEQGSVVMAWASSHESGYEFQTLGANRRLPVEFDGLHLVAFHPTEQSPVL; the protein is encoded by the coding sequence GTGAGCTTTGTCGTTGTTGTCACCGAAGATGTTCCTCCCAGACTGCGGGGAAGAATGGCCATCTGGCTGCTTGAGGTGCGTGCCGGCGTCTATATCGGAGACGTGTCCAAGAGAACCCGAGAGATGATATGGGAGCATCTTCAGGCGGGGTACGAGCAGGGTAGCGTCGTCATGGCGTGGGCCAGCAGTCATGAATCCGGGTACGAGTTTCAGACCCTTGGCGCCAACCGACGCTTACCCGTAGAGTTTGATGGGCTGCATCTTGTGGCGTTTCATCCCACCGAGCAGTCCCCCGTTCTTTAA
- the cas1e gene encoding type I-E CRISPR-associated endonuclease Cas1e yields MKDRVSMIFVQYGQIDVQDGAFVVIDQNGVRMHIPVGSIACIMLEPGTRISHAAVHLASTAGTLLVWVGESGVRLYASGQPGGARADRLLYQAKLALDDDLRLKVVRKMYEVRFGEPSPKRRSVEQLRGIEGARVRETYKLLAQQYGVDWKSRNYDQKTWDAADIPNRCLSAATSCLYGITEAAVLAAGYAPAVGFIHTGKPLSFVYDIADLFKFDTVVPIAFRIAAQSPGNPERQVRLACRDLFRSDKLLGKIIPTIEEVLAAGEISPPEAPPESIPPAIPNPVSIGDAGHRSS; encoded by the coding sequence ATGAAAGATCGTGTATCGATGATCTTTGTCCAGTACGGACAGATCGATGTGCAGGACGGAGCGTTCGTCGTCATTGATCAGAATGGCGTCCGCATGCATATTCCTGTGGGCTCCATCGCGTGCATCATGCTGGAGCCTGGTACCCGGATATCTCATGCGGCCGTACACTTGGCGTCTACTGCGGGAACCCTGCTGGTGTGGGTCGGTGAATCTGGTGTTCGCTTGTACGCCAGTGGTCAACCCGGTGGCGCTCGTGCCGATCGACTGCTCTATCAGGCCAAGCTTGCGTTGGATGATGATCTCCGTCTCAAGGTGGTCCGGAAGATGTACGAGGTCCGCTTTGGAGAGCCTTCCCCAAAGCGGCGTAGCGTCGAGCAGCTGAGAGGCATCGAAGGCGCCAGGGTCAGGGAAACCTACAAGCTTCTGGCACAGCAGTACGGCGTTGACTGGAAATCCAGGAACTACGATCAGAAAACCTGGGATGCGGCCGACATACCCAACAGATGCCTATCAGCGGCCACCTCCTGCCTGTACGGCATCACCGAGGCAGCAGTGCTGGCAGCTGGCTATGCGCCCGCAGTCGGATTCATCCACACAGGAAAACCACTGTCCTTTGTCTATGACATTGCGGACCTGTTCAAGTTCGATACAGTCGTTCCCATAGCTTTCAGAATTGCAGCGCAGTCTCCCGGAAATCCTGAAAGGCAGGTCCGGCTGGCGTGTCGTGACCTTTTTCGTAGCGACAAGCTTCTTGGCAAGATCATTCCCACCATCGAAGAGGTTCTGGCCGCCGGCGAGATCTCTCCACCTGAAGCGCCGCCGGAATCCATCCCGCCCGCAATTCCCAATCCGGTATCCATAGGGGATGCAGGACATCGTTCGTCCTGA
- the cas6e gene encoding type I-E CRISPR-associated protein Cas6/Cse3/CasE: MSHYFSKVRLRAMRSRDPWLIRNESQGDAYRDHQIIWRLFASDGGKRDFIFRRLDDMRTYYVVSERPPHDEDGRFDIQSKAYDPSFDVGNTLRFDLRANPVVSRRAAEGGKSRRHDMLMNAKKEARQLGHDAAVAMDEAGLKWILERAAHWGLRVDERSVLQKGYCQHALRPGRWRETGEKHKAIQFSSLDYQGVAEVVDPEALRKALFEGVGHAKSFGCGLLLVRPLC; this comes from the coding sequence ATGAGCCATTATTTTTCAAAAGTGCGCCTGAGGGCCATGCGAAGCCGGGATCCCTGGCTTATCAGGAATGAGTCGCAGGGGGATGCGTATCGGGATCATCAGATCATCTGGAGATTGTTTGCCTCCGATGGCGGTAAGCGTGATTTCATCTTCAGGCGTCTGGATGACATGCGAACCTACTATGTTGTCTCCGAGCGACCTCCGCATGATGAAGATGGCCGGTTCGACATTCAGAGTAAGGCTTACGATCCGTCCTTCGACGTGGGGAATACCCTACGTTTTGACTTGAGGGCCAATCCCGTGGTCAGCCGCCGTGCTGCTGAAGGAGGAAAGTCCCGGCGACATGACATGCTGATGAATGCCAAGAAAGAGGCGCGTCAGCTGGGGCATGATGCAGCCGTTGCCATGGATGAGGCAGGGCTCAAGTGGATACTGGAGCGCGCTGCTCACTGGGGGCTTCGGGTCGATGAGCGCAGTGTCCTTCAGAAAGGGTACTGCCAACATGCGCTCAGGCCTGGGAGATGGAGAGAGACTGGCGAGAAGCACAAGGCCATTCAGTTCTCCAGTCTTGATTATCAAGGTGTAGCAGAGGTGGTAGACCCAGAAGCCTTGAGGAAAGCACTGTTTGAGGGAGTGGGTCACGCCAAAAGCTTTGGCTGCGGCCTCTTGCTGGTTCGTCCGCTTTGCTGA
- a CDS encoding helix-hairpin-helix domain-containing protein, whose protein sequence is MTSRADREKDPAYGLKLRLGSGRRLKLGERLGRGGEGSVYAAANRRNHAVKLYKAPDKPQLASKIAAMVDAGLARQSPFAAFPVDVVRGEDGAFAGFLMKAVRDRRPLHDLYAPGARKQHFPDIDYRFLARTATNIARAVASIHHTGCVIGDINPSGMLVADDATVALVDADSFQFSHGGQQFLCAVGVPDYTPPELQGHSFHGVVRTQQHDAFGLAVILFQVLMMGRHPFDGVPDTGEAPPMGERIQRRLYPHIPERPTGMQPPPGLPALTEFSGTLADLFARAFTAQDNTPRPDALQWVTALEHFEKNLRRCRADRRHHYPRESTSCPWCQMEERLGNQLFPRPGQASPTTHTAPVPVNLAQRRFRSKRPRRLIMGLAITAAVALGVYHLVASYLASLSPTQILANQAKQHLPAWVTGTHQKLQPTLDAARQQGQHWVDSAKEALPDLSTTGKWIKGLWQSETPDDSQPPARATRKQQDKTDDTAPAHNRGPALTITDKVMEMQRVLRRQGYPVPLNGSFDAATRRYAADYLTSISGEPTPENLSVREFYLRFEGGR, encoded by the coding sequence ATGACCTCCCGTGCCGATCGCGAGAAAGACCCTGCCTACGGCCTGAAACTGCGTCTGGGCAGTGGGCGTCGACTGAAGCTGGGTGAACGGCTGGGCCGCGGCGGCGAAGGCAGCGTGTACGCTGCCGCCAACCGGCGCAACCATGCGGTAAAACTCTACAAGGCACCTGACAAGCCCCAACTGGCCAGCAAGATTGCTGCCATGGTGGATGCCGGCCTGGCCAGGCAGTCGCCCTTTGCAGCCTTTCCCGTGGACGTGGTGCGCGGCGAAGACGGCGCTTTTGCCGGCTTTCTGATGAAAGCCGTGCGCGACCGTCGCCCCCTGCATGACCTGTACGCCCCCGGCGCGCGCAAGCAGCATTTTCCGGACATCGACTATCGCTTTCTGGCGCGCACCGCCACCAACATTGCGCGTGCTGTCGCCTCCATCCACCACACCGGCTGCGTCATCGGTGACATCAACCCCTCCGGCATGCTGGTGGCAGACGACGCCACCGTCGCCCTGGTGGATGCCGACAGCTTCCAGTTCAGCCATGGCGGACAGCAGTTCCTGTGCGCCGTGGGTGTACCGGACTACACCCCACCCGAACTGCAGGGCCACTCCTTTCACGGCGTGGTGCGCACCCAGCAGCACGACGCCTTTGGCCTGGCCGTCATCCTCTTCCAGGTGCTGATGATGGGGCGCCACCCCTTTGACGGCGTCCCCGACACCGGCGAAGCCCCGCCCATGGGCGAGCGCATCCAGAGACGCCTCTACCCGCACATTCCGGAACGCCCCACCGGCATGCAGCCCCCGCCTGGCCTGCCCGCCCTGACGGAATTTTCAGGCACACTGGCCGACCTGTTTGCCCGCGCCTTCACCGCCCAGGACAACACCCCACGCCCCGACGCCCTGCAATGGGTGACGGCGCTGGAACACTTCGAGAAAAACCTGCGTCGCTGCCGCGCAGATCGTCGCCATCACTACCCCCGCGAATCCACCTCCTGCCCCTGGTGCCAGATGGAAGAACGACTGGGCAACCAACTGTTTCCGCGTCCGGGCCAAGCCAGCCCCACCACCCACACCGCCCCTGTACCGGTCAACCTGGCCCAGCGGCGCTTCCGGAGCAAACGCCCCCGGCGCCTCATCATGGGACTGGCGATCACCGCCGCCGTGGCGCTGGGCGTCTACCACCTTGTCGCCAGCTACCTGGCCAGCCTGTCACCCACCCAGATACTGGCCAACCAGGCCAAACAGCACCTCCCCGCCTGGGTGACCGGCACCCACCAGAAACTGCAACCCACCCTGGACGCCGCGCGCCAGCAAGGCCAGCACTGGGTCGACAGCGCCAAGGAAGCCCTGCCGGACCTGTCCACAACCGGCAAGTGGATCAAGGGACTCTGGCAGTCAGAGACCCCGGACGACAGCCAGCCCCCAGCACGCGCAACACGCAAGCAGCAAGACAAAACCGATGACACCGCCCCTGCCCACAACCGGGGCCCCGCACTGACCATCACCGACAAGGTCATGGAAATGCAGCGCGTACTGCGCCGCCAGGGCTACCCCGTACCCCTGAATGGCAGCTTCGACGCCGCCACCCGACGCTACGCCGCCGACTACCTGACCAGCATCAGCGGCGAGCCCACGCCGGAGAACCTGAGCGTGCGGGAGTTTTATTTGAGGTTTGAGGGGGGGAGGTAG
- the cas3 gene encoding CRISPR-associated helicase Cas3' has product MDTQYCVSYRSGSVHLHLNVDFSRPVGGLNTLAAIAGDKASKAESLEEGADAEGCSYAPKKGLGMAESYFFYWGKASSQDKGEDAYHLLPFHALDVAACARKLLDLPHFSLRLLAEELGWPQRQVEALFVFFMALHDQGKFARAFQGVLPEPIPGLVPPNSAKSYEPCHDTLGWWLWMELVDTEAVPEGIPSPDHGFWEIWMRATAGHHGRPPLDSEGGGIVGANVEKAFMAEDLEAARRFMSDVKDLILQDVLPLPKPGSSHTKILKKHSWRLAGLGVLADWLGSNQSFFPYRSQPLVLSEYWPKALEFADKAVASTGLAWSPVKNWDDPTKLFDYLKSPTPLQNYAATVELEDGPQLFLLEDVTGAGKTEAALILTQRLMQAGLAQGLYFALPSMATSNQMYRRVGEVYRRLYREGSNPSLVLSHGARQLVKEFKESVLQSEDQPGDRSYQPDESSASAQCNAWLADNRKKALLAEVGVGTLDQALLAVLPARHQSLRLIGLSGKVLLVDEVHAYDDYMMSLLRKLLMAHASQGGSVILLSATLPLETRERLIDAYRRGLGIDEDCELDDNRYPLATQIGKEIRVHACETRPQLKRRVQVSMVHDENAVLARISEVTQKGGCVAWIRNTVADARKAYSLLQDASPDQKLMLFHSRYAMGDRLEIEERVLDRFGKRSGSQDRAGWVLVGTQVLEQSLDFDVDLMISDLAPIDLIIQRAGRLHRHLRQANGDLSLDGREGRSEPELIILSPSLEGSPDASWYKTLFPTAAYVYPDAGKLWLGANALKEAGSITTPGEQGEPGAVRHLVEAVYGADLDRIPDELRALSLKQIGQYMAMQSQANFNALEIGKGYCMGSSARWYEDDQVPTRFGDETLNIYLAVWQDGVLRPLRAEDDNPWEQSAVRVRASVAQRLADSWQTRFASAIETLREKTSLLRDHSFILPLVSEREELVGRVVDERGKELIMKYSAESGMAW; this is encoded by the coding sequence GTGGACACACAATATTGCGTTTCGTATCGCAGTGGCAGTGTCCATCTGCACCTGAATGTAGACTTCTCTCGTCCAGTTGGCGGGTTGAATACCTTGGCAGCCATCGCAGGAGACAAGGCATCCAAGGCAGAGTCGTTGGAGGAGGGGGCTGACGCAGAGGGCTGTTCATATGCGCCAAAAAAAGGGCTCGGAATGGCTGAATCGTACTTTTTCTACTGGGGTAAAGCCTCTTCTCAGGACAAGGGGGAAGACGCCTATCACCTGCTGCCATTCCACGCTCTGGACGTGGCGGCATGCGCCAGAAAGCTTCTGGACCTCCCTCATTTTTCTCTGCGTCTGCTTGCAGAAGAACTGGGCTGGCCTCAGCGGCAGGTCGAAGCCCTGTTCGTCTTTTTCATGGCCCTGCATGATCAGGGAAAGTTCGCCCGTGCCTTTCAAGGGGTGCTGCCTGAGCCCATCCCGGGACTGGTTCCTCCCAATTCCGCCAAAAGCTACGAGCCATGCCATGACACGCTCGGGTGGTGGCTGTGGATGGAGCTTGTCGATACGGAGGCTGTCCCTGAGGGAATACCGTCGCCAGACCATGGTTTCTGGGAGATCTGGATGCGGGCAACAGCTGGGCACCACGGCAGGCCGCCGCTGGACAGTGAGGGGGGAGGGATTGTCGGAGCGAATGTGGAAAAAGCCTTCATGGCCGAAGACCTGGAGGCTGCACGGCGCTTCATGTCGGATGTGAAGGACCTGATCCTGCAAGATGTCCTTCCCCTGCCGAAACCCGGCAGTTCGCATACAAAGATACTGAAGAAGCACTCGTGGCGCCTGGCCGGTCTGGGCGTTCTGGCAGACTGGCTGGGCTCCAACCAGAGCTTCTTCCCTTATCGCAGTCAGCCCCTGGTACTGTCCGAGTACTGGCCAAAGGCGCTTGAGTTTGCAGACAAGGCAGTTGCCAGTACGGGCCTGGCCTGGAGTCCAGTCAAGAATTGGGATGATCCCACCAAGCTGTTCGACTATCTGAAGTCACCCACGCCCTTGCAGAACTACGCTGCAACCGTCGAACTGGAGGACGGGCCACAGCTCTTCCTGCTTGAAGACGTGACCGGTGCGGGCAAGACCGAAGCAGCGTTGATTCTGACCCAGCGGCTGATGCAGGCCGGTCTCGCGCAGGGCCTGTACTTTGCCTTGCCCAGCATGGCAACCTCCAACCAGATGTACAGGCGGGTGGGAGAGGTCTATCGGCGTCTCTACAGGGAAGGCAGCAATCCATCGCTGGTGCTCTCTCACGGTGCCCGGCAGCTGGTCAAGGAGTTCAAGGAAAGCGTACTGCAATCCGAGGATCAACCCGGCGACCGTAGCTACCAGCCGGATGAAAGCAGCGCCAGTGCGCAATGCAACGCCTGGTTGGCGGACAATCGCAAGAAAGCGCTGCTGGCAGAGGTGGGCGTCGGTACGCTGGACCAGGCCTTATTGGCTGTTCTGCCTGCTCGTCACCAGTCGTTGCGCCTTATAGGCCTGAGCGGCAAAGTGCTGTTGGTGGACGAGGTGCATGCCTACGACGACTACATGATGTCGTTGCTGCGGAAGTTGCTGATGGCCCATGCCAGTCAGGGCGGCAGTGTCATCCTGCTGTCTGCCACCCTTCCGCTGGAGACACGGGAGAGGCTCATCGACGCCTATCGGCGCGGCTTGGGAATCGACGAAGACTGTGAACTGGATGACAACAGGTATCCCCTGGCAACGCAGATCGGCAAGGAGATTCGGGTCCATGCGTGCGAGACGCGTCCACAGTTGAAGCGTCGCGTGCAGGTCAGCATGGTTCATGACGAGAACGCCGTACTGGCAAGGATCTCGGAAGTTACCCAAAAGGGTGGATGTGTCGCCTGGATAAGAAACACGGTGGCTGATGCGCGCAAGGCGTACAGCCTCCTTCAGGATGCGTCGCCCGACCAGAAGCTCATGCTGTTCCATAGCCGCTATGCCATGGGCGACCGGCTGGAGATCGAAGAGCGTGTGCTGGACAGGTTTGGAAAGCGATCAGGCAGCCAGGATCGCGCAGGCTGGGTGCTGGTAGGTACGCAGGTGCTGGAGCAGAGTCTGGACTTCGATGTCGATCTGATGATCTCCGATCTGGCGCCCATCGATCTGATCATCCAGCGGGCTGGCCGTCTGCATCGCCACCTCCGCCAGGCAAATGGGGATCTCTCCCTGGACGGCCGGGAAGGCAGATCAGAGCCCGAGCTGATCATTCTCTCCCCTTCACTGGAGGGAAGTCCGGATGCCTCCTGGTACAAAACGCTCTTCCCGACGGCGGCCTATGTGTATCCCGATGCCGGCAAGCTTTGGCTGGGGGCGAATGCGCTGAAGGAAGCCGGAAGCATCACTACACCGGGTGAGCAAGGTGAGCCCGGTGCTGTGCGCCATCTGGTGGAGGCGGTCTATGGTGCCGATCTGGACCGTATTCCGGACGAACTGCGAGCGTTGAGCCTGAAACAGATCGGTCAGTACATGGCCATGCAGAGCCAGGCCAACTTCAATGCCCTGGAAATCGGGAAGGGCTACTGCATGGGAAGCAGCGCCCGCTGGTACGAGGACGACCAGGTGCCGACCCGATTCGGCGACGAGACCCTGAACATCTACCTGGCAGTATGGCAGGACGGTGTGCTGCGCCCCCTGCGCGCTGAAGACGACAACCCCTGGGAACAGTCCGCCGTCCGCGTTCGGGCAAGCGTTGCCCAAAGGCTTGCTGATTCCTGGCAGACAAGATTTGCCAGCGCCATCGAGACATTGAGGGAGAAGACCTCGTTGCTACGGGATCATTCGTTCATCCTTCCCTTGGTTTCTGAGCGCGAAGAGCTTGTTGGCAGGGTGGTCGATGAAAGGGGGAAAGAGCTGATCATGAAATACAGCGCTGAGTCCGGTATGGCCTGGTAG
- the cas5e gene encoding type I-E CRISPR-associated protein Cas5/CasD — protein MAEYLMMRLYGPMASWGEIAVGKTRRSSVQPSRSALLGLLGAALGVDRNDESKQQSLSGAYRFGVKLEAAGTPLRDFHTTEICRPSRKITFRSRRQELMSDKDDPILSSRDYRCDSLAIVAVERVDQSGEELKRLAEALRRPVYPLYLGRKSCPLALPVDPKVVQANGLLNAFQSVQFPSLAEMSRRHEFDKPWPSKGDQWMFRLGQVRYYWEEGMEPGMAASFEAMRTDQPVSRSRWQFERRKEWVALEERQG, from the coding sequence ATGGCTGAATACTTGATGATGAGGCTCTACGGCCCCATGGCCAGCTGGGGGGAGATTGCCGTGGGTAAGACAAGACGATCTTCCGTACAGCCCTCTCGCTCGGCATTGCTTGGTTTACTGGGTGCCGCCTTGGGGGTCGACCGTAATGATGAGAGCAAACAGCAGAGCTTGTCGGGTGCCTATCGTTTTGGTGTGAAGCTTGAGGCGGCGGGAACGCCGCTGCGTGACTTTCACACTACAGAGATTTGTAGACCTTCTCGCAAGATCACGTTTCGGTCCAGGCGTCAGGAGCTGATGTCAGACAAGGATGACCCCATACTTTCATCGCGTGACTATCGGTGCGACAGCTTGGCTATCGTTGCCGTGGAGAGAGTTGATCAGTCAGGCGAAGAGCTGAAGCGTCTGGCTGAAGCGCTGCGTCGACCGGTCTATCCTCTCTACCTGGGAAGGAAGTCCTGCCCGCTGGCCTTGCCCGTCGATCCCAAAGTGGTTCAGGCCAATGGACTTCTGAATGCGTTTCAGAGCGTCCAGTTTCCCTCTTTGGCCGAGATGAGCCGCAGGCATGAGTTCGACAAGCCATGGCCTTCCAAGGGCGACCAATGGATGTTCAGGCTTGGTCAGGTTCGCTACTACTGGGAAGAAGGCATGGAGCCTGGCATGGCGGCCAGCTTTGAAGCAATGCGGACAGACCAGCCGGTGTCCAGGAGCAGGTGGCAGTTCGAGCGTAGAAAGGAGTGGGTGGCACTTGAGGAGAGGCAGGGATGA
- the casB gene encoding type I-E CRISPR-associated protein Cse2/CasB, producing the protein MSEKQRQWVRDWWRSLHRRDQDKDALIGELRGQGQADGARLRRCMTAEELLSNSATLLFARRLIVLGAGNKLFSDESRIYEQLAWVAGALAHVKEDLVDGKTLASRLGKGSDGERPAMSELRFRSLQAASIPEDFFLKIRRAIQLAGKKTDVAQLADDLFAWQLEQGNLASRAGSGVKFHWAYDYYLSAGQQADADEPESIKENLK; encoded by the coding sequence ATGAGCGAGAAGCAGCGTCAATGGGTTCGAGACTGGTGGAGGTCTCTGCACCGCAGGGATCAGGACAAGGACGCCCTGATTGGTGAACTTCGTGGCCAGGGTCAGGCAGATGGTGCCCGTTTGCGGCGTTGCATGACCGCGGAAGAGTTGCTGTCCAACAGTGCGACGCTACTTTTTGCCAGACGCCTCATTGTCTTGGGTGCGGGAAATAAGTTGTTCTCTGACGAGTCAAGGATTTACGAACAGCTTGCTTGGGTTGCAGGGGCGTTGGCTCATGTCAAAGAAGATCTTGTCGACGGCAAGACATTGGCATCACGTCTCGGGAAAGGCTCTGACGGGGAGCGTCCTGCGATGAGCGAGCTTAGATTCAGGTCCTTGCAAGCCGCTTCCATACCTGAGGACTTTTTTCTGAAGATACGCCGTGCCATTCAATTGGCAGGGAAGAAAACCGACGTTGCACAGCTTGCCGATGATCTGTTTGCTTGGCAGCTGGAACAAGGTAATTTGGCATCACGTGCCGGCAGTGGCGTCAAGTTTCACTGGGCTTATGACTACTACCTGAGCGCTGGCCAACAGGCCGATGCCGATGAACCGGAATCGATAAAGGAGAATCTGAAATGA
- the cas7e gene encoding type I-E CRISPR-associated protein Cas7/Cse4/CasC, with amino-acid sequence MTQFIQLHFLTSYPPANLNRDDLGNPKTARLGGVERLRVSSQSLKRAWRTSETFQQELAGSIGTRTKRLGVEVFEALKAMGVSEGESKEWARAIAGVYGELKDKKSLEIQQLVHVAPEELKTLDELISKLVEEKRAPSKEELDSLLHDHTAVDIAMFGRMLASKTEFNGEAAVQVAHAIGVHASAVEDDYFTAVDDLNRNEPGAAHIGEAGFAAAVFYQYVCIDRDLLKKNLGNDEALTEKAIKALVKTALTVGPTGKQNSFASRAYAHYALVERGTQQPRSLSLAFVRPVNGEDYAQEAITALSTVRKNMDTVYGACSDAHEEFNVLTGQGSLEVLLQFAAKE; translated from the coding sequence ATGACTCAATTCATCCAACTGCACTTCCTCACCTCCTACCCGCCCGCCAATCTGAACAGGGATGATCTGGGTAACCCCAAGACAGCGCGTCTGGGGGGGGTGGAGCGTCTTCGAGTATCCTCGCAGAGTCTCAAGCGTGCGTGGCGAACCTCAGAGACCTTCCAGCAGGAATTGGCCGGCAGCATCGGAACCCGCACGAAGAGGCTGGGGGTCGAGGTGTTCGAGGCACTGAAGGCAATGGGTGTGTCAGAGGGGGAGTCTAAGGAATGGGCAAGAGCCATTGCGGGTGTTTATGGTGAGTTGAAAGATAAAAAGTCACTTGAGATTCAGCAGTTGGTTCATGTTGCACCTGAAGAGCTCAAGACGCTTGACGAGCTGATCAGTAAGCTGGTCGAGGAGAAGCGTGCCCCCTCCAAGGAAGAGCTTGACTCGCTGCTGCATGATCATACGGCGGTGGACATCGCCATGTTTGGCAGGATGCTGGCATCCAAGACGGAGTTCAACGGGGAGGCTGCCGTCCAGGTAGCGCATGCCATTGGTGTCCATGCCTCGGCTGTGGAAGATGACTACTTCACTGCCGTGGACGATCTGAACCGGAATGAGCCGGGGGCAGCGCACATTGGTGAGGCCGGCTTTGCGGCTGCGGTGTTCTATCAGTACGTCTGTATCGATAGGGATTTGCTCAAGAAGAATCTTGGCAATGATGAAGCGTTGACCGAGAAAGCCATCAAGGCATTGGTCAAGACCGCACTGACGGTCGGACCTACGGGCAAGCAGAACAGCTTTGCCAGCCGTGCCTATGCTCATTACGCCTTGGTCGAGAGAGGCACGCAGCAGCCGCGCTCTCTGTCGCTGGCTTTCGTCAGGCCGGTCAATGGTGAAGACTATGCACAGGAAGCCATTACGGCACTGTCCACGGTACGCAAGAACATGGATACGGTGTATGGCGCGTGCTCGGATGCGCATGAGGAATTCAATGTTCTGACGGGCCAGGGCTCGCTTGAGGTGCTTCTGCAGTTTGCTGCCAAGGAGTAA